In a single window of the Papaver somniferum cultivar HN1 chromosome 8, ASM357369v1, whole genome shotgun sequence genome:
- the LOC113303449 gene encoding uncharacterized protein LOC113303449 translates to MLSGHAIDIRGYARPNELLLEGPASELEDDEAEISGQVLYEASFEDLARNYIQYDSVIWVLISLLLVLAWGVGLIMLLYIPVRRYVLRKDFSSRRLYITPNEIVYKVTRPFFLPFLGVAKVEKRVPLTLVIGIIIEQARLLAISIWTSYI, encoded by the exons ATGTTGTCGGGTCATGCAATTGATATACGTGGCTATGCTCGACCAAATGAACTTTTACTAGAAGGTCCTGCATCAgagttagaagatgatgaagcagaAATTTCAGGGCAGGTTCTTTATGAAGCCTCCTTTGAAGACCTTGCAAGAAATTATATACAGTATGACTCAGTTATATGGGTACTAATATCATTGCTGTTGGTTTTAGCGTGGGGAGTTGGTCTTATCATGCTTCTATATATACCTGTCAGAAGATATGTGCTGCGTAAAGATTTCTCCTCACGACGGTTATATATTACACCTAATGAAATAGTTTACAAG GTTACGAGACCGttctttcttccatttttggGAGTTGCAAAAGTCGAGAAGCGCGTTCCTCTTACTCTAGTGATTGGCATTATTATCGAACAAG CTAGGTTGCTTGCAATCAGCATATGGACTTCATACATTTAG